From the Quercus lobata isolate SW786 chromosome 6, ValleyOak3.0 Primary Assembly, whole genome shotgun sequence genome, one window contains:
- the LOC115993535 gene encoding 1,4-dihydroxy-2-naphthoyl-CoA thioesterase 1-like: MEEEKTAAIVSSSSMTADLDAPLHALGFQFEDFSPKKVSGRLHLTEICCQPFRRLHGGVSALIAEALASLGAVMASGYQRIASVHLSISHLKPANLGDHVFAEATPINVGKTMQVWEVQLWRIDPSNSQRISLVASSRVTVLSNMPMPEHLIDDAARIGKYAKL; the protein is encoded by the exons ATGGAGGAAGAGAAAACAGCAGCAATAGTATCATCGTCGTCCATGACTGCCGATCTCGATGCTCCGCTTCATGCGTTGGGTTTCCAGTTTGAAGACTTCTCGCCAAAAAAAGTTTCCGGCCGCCTTCATCTTACTGAGATTTGTTGTCAG CCATTCAGGAGGCTACATGGAGGTGTATCAGCATTGATAGCTGAGGCTCTGGCAAGCTTAGGAGCCGTCATGGCTTCGGGTTATCAGAGAATAGCTAGTGTTCATCTGAGCATTAGCCATCTGAAGCCTGCTAATCTTGGTGATCATGTGTTTGCAGAGGCTACACCTATTAATGTTGGCAAAACCATGCAG GTGTGGGAGGTGCAACTCTGGAGGATTGATCCTTCAAACTCACAAAGAATATCCTTGGTAGCATCATCTAGGGTTACTGTTCTTTCTAACATGCCAATGCCGGAGCACTTAATAGATGACGCTGCAAGGATCGGGAAGTATGCTAAATTGTGA